The Plodia interpunctella isolate USDA-ARS_2022_Savannah chromosome 11, ilPloInte3.2, whole genome shotgun sequence genome includes a window with the following:
- the LOC128673948 gene encoding G protein-activated inward rectifier potassium channel 3-like isoform X5: MTTIKRCLSQVSMFMTGKPINSSETAWREESQKYRTPRYAARRVRKRVIFKHGDCNVVQWNVAKRRRRYLQDIFTTLVDAQWRWTLMVFALSFILSWLLFALIWWLIIFTHGDLSPQTNPNVTFTPCLNNVNTFTGCFLFSVETQHTIGYGSRTTNEECPEAIFVMCLQSIVGVFIQAFMVGIVFAKLSRPKKRAQTLLYSRNAVICLRDGQLCLMFRVGDMRKSHIVEAHIRAQIIRRKITREGEVLPFYQQELKVGADGEEDRLMFIWPMTIVHKINEKSPLYNLSASDMLRERFEIVVMLEGVIESTGMTTQARSSFLPSEILWGHRFETMVTFRKETGEYEVDYTRFNNTYEVDTPLCSAKQLDDLRTTVSTSQKLDRLLGTIPKTFSNDTLDMSSVDSMSIDEHIEIKIPEARARENRIMAQNNFVQHINEKSRNPSHTHLAVENGDHPKNQERQSESREGHIHRSHSHASMKRVHGLTPNGVNHMVNGHDHKLEERDRMKKSPSSTHIEEKTPVIPILVTSAEAEPA, from the exons ATGACGACAATCAAAAGATGTCTCAGTCAGGTTTCTATGTTTATGACTGGGAAGCCCATAAATTCTTCGGAGACTGCCTGGAGGGAAGAATCACAGAA ATACCGCACACCCCGCTATGCAGCGCGGCGAGTCAGGAAGCGTGTGATCTTCAAGCACGGGGACTGCAACGTCGTGCAATGGAACGTGGCCAAACGCAGGCGCCGATACCTCCAGGACATCTTCACTACCCTCGTCGACGCTCAGTGGCGTTGGACGCTCATGGTCTTTGCACTCTCCTTCATCCTCTCCTGGCTCCTGTTTGCACTCATCTGGTGGCTCATCATCTTCACCCATGGCGACCTAAGCCCCCAAACCAACCCTAACGTCACCTTCACTCCTTGTCTCAATAATGTTAATACCTTCACCGGGTGCTTCCTCTTTTCCGTCGAGACCCAGCACACGATAGGATATGGATCCAGAACTACAAATGAGGAATGCCCTGAGGCTATCTTCGTTATGTGTTTACAGAGTATTGTAGGCGTCTTCATTCAAGCTTTTATg GTGGGAATCGTGTTCGCAAAGCTCTCTAGACCAAAGAAACGAGCCCAGACCCTGTTGTACTCCCGCAACGCCGTCATTTGCTTAAGAGACGGCCAACTGTGCCTTATGTTCCGAGTCGGCGACATGAGAAAATCACATATTGTCGAAGCCCATATAAGAGCACAGATAATCCGCCGCAAG ATAACCAGGGAAGGCGAGGTGCTGCCATTCTACCAGCAGGAATTGAAGGTTGGGGCTGATGGGGAAGAAGACAGGCTGATGTTCATTTGGCCCATGACCATAGTccacaaaattaatgaaaagtcCCCGTTGTACAACCTCTCAGCTTCGGATATGCTCAGGGAGAGATTCGAAATCGTTGTCATGTTGG aGGGAGTGATCGAGTCGACAGGCATGACGACCCAGGCTAGAAGCAGTTTCCTCCCGTCGGAGATCCTGTGGGGGCACCGCTTCGAGACCATGGTCACCTTCAGAAAGGAAACGGGAGAATATGAA GTTGATTACACCAGATTCAACAACACCTACGAGGTGGACACCCCTTTGTGCTCGGCCAAGCAGCTCGACGATCTGCGAACCACGGTCTCCACGTCACAAAAGCTTG ACCGCTTGCTTGGCACCATCCCAAAGACCTTCTCAAACGATACGCTAGACATGAGCTCGGTAGATTCCATGTCCATCGACGAGCACATCGAAATCAAAATCCCGGAAGCGAGAGCTAGAGAAAACAGAATCATGGCGCAAAACAACTTTGTCCAACATATAAACGAAAAGTCTAGAAACCCAAGTCACACTCATTTAGCTGTAGAAAATGGCGATCACCCTAAGAATCAGGAAAGGCAATCAGAGTCTCGTGAAGGCCATATCCACAGAAGCCACAGTCACGCCAGTATGAAGAGAGTCCATGGTCTGACCCCGAACGGAGTCAACCACATGGTCAACGGCCATGACCACAAACTTGAGGAGCGCGACCGAATGAAAAA ATCCCCCAGCAGCACTCACATCGAGGAGAAGACTCCGGTGATCCCGATCCTGGTGACGTCAGCGGAGGCCGAGCCGGCTTGA